Proteins encoded by one window of Halomonas sp. Bachu 37:
- a CDS encoding 7-cyano-7-deazaguanine/7-aminomethyl-7-deazaguanine transporter, with product MFALTETQYRRCLALMVAFHILIITASNYLVQLPFTLFGFHTTWGAFSFPFIFLATDLTVRLFGKEPARAIIVRVMVPALLISYIVSVVFPRGSYAGLEALGEWNLFVARIALASFMAYVIGQLLDVRVFDRLRHMRAWWVAPACSTILGNLADTFAFFSMAFYHSPDPFMAANWMEIAWVDYVIKLGISLLFFLPLYGILLAWLTRRLVTFTHQQDLEPAPSR from the coding sequence ATGTTTGCCCTGACGGAAACCCAGTATCGCCGTTGTCTCGCCCTGATGGTGGCATTTCATATCCTCATCATTACTGCCAGCAATTACCTGGTGCAGTTGCCCTTTACTCTCTTTGGGTTCCATACGACCTGGGGGGCGTTCAGTTTTCCCTTCATTTTCCTGGCTACCGATTTGACCGTGCGGCTGTTCGGCAAGGAGCCGGCCCGTGCGATCATTGTGCGGGTCATGGTGCCAGCGCTGCTCATTTCCTATATCGTCTCGGTCGTTTTCCCGCGCGGTAGCTACGCGGGCCTGGAAGCGCTGGGGGAGTGGAATCTGTTCGTCGCCAGGATCGCCCTGGCAAGCTTCATGGCCTATGTGATCGGCCAGCTCCTCGACGTTCGCGTCTTCGACAGGCTACGCCATATGCGGGCATGGTGGGTGGCCCCGGCCTGCTCCACGATTCTCGGTAACCTTGCCGATACCTTTGCCTTTTTCTCGATGGCGTTTTACCACAGCCCTGATCCGTTCATGGCCGCCAACTGGATGGAAATCGCCTGGGTGGACTACGTCATCAAGCTGGGGATCAGTCTGCTATTCTTCTTGCCGTTGTATGGCATCCTGCTGGCCTGGTTGACGCGTCGGCTGGTGACCTTCACCCATCAGCAGGATCTCGAGCCGGCACCCAGCCGTTAA
- a CDS encoding propionyl-CoA synthetase, protein MSRYQQEFSRSISDPEAFWAQQAKRIPWFTPPTSILTYDEQGHARWYSDGEMNISHAALDHHVEQGRGDQPAIYWDSPVTQQKSTLTFRQLCDQVARFAGALKQLGVEKGDRVVIYMPMVPEALVAMFACARLGAVHSVVFGGFAPHELSIRIDDAQPKVIVAASCGVEVDKVLPYKPIIDEALQLSAHAPDATVILQREACLADLGAKDHDWQQLIEQAEWAECVPVKATDPLYVLYTSGTTGKPKGIVRDTGGYAVALHYSMEAIYDMAPGEVFFSASDVGWVVGHSYIVYAPLLMGCSTVVYEGKPIKTPDSGAFWRLIQEYRVKSFFTAPTAFRAIKKEDPEGAQLERYDISSLKALYLAGERLDPPTFHWLDDLLDVPVIDHWWQTETGWPIAANMRGIEPMPTKAGSATVPVSGFNVQILDRDGESTGPMEQGSVVIKQPLPPGCLTGVWGDPQRFHSAYMAAFPGYYLTGDGGYFDDDGYLFIMGRTDDVINVAGHRLSTGEMEEVVGSHPAVAECAVIGIHDELKGQVPIGLVIPKDSFQGDEVTLEEELIARVRAQIGPIACFKQVLVVSRLPKTRSGKILRKLLRSIADGKEFGVPSTIDDPASLQDVHDIMLERNVGAADQARPT, encoded by the coding sequence ATGAGCCGATACCAACAGGAATTTTCCCGTTCCATTAGCGATCCTGAAGCGTTCTGGGCGCAACAGGCCAAGCGCATTCCCTGGTTTACTCCACCCACTTCCATTCTGACCTATGACGAACAGGGGCATGCCCGTTGGTACAGCGACGGTGAAATGAATATCAGCCATGCCGCGCTGGATCACCATGTGGAACAAGGGCGTGGCGATCAACCGGCTATCTACTGGGATTCGCCGGTCACTCAGCAGAAGTCGACTCTGACCTTTCGCCAGTTATGCGATCAGGTCGCCCGATTTGCCGGCGCGCTCAAGCAGCTTGGAGTAGAGAAGGGTGATCGGGTGGTTATCTACATGCCGATGGTGCCCGAGGCTCTGGTGGCCATGTTCGCCTGCGCGCGCCTTGGTGCGGTTCACTCCGTCGTGTTCGGCGGATTTGCTCCCCACGAATTGTCGATCAGGATCGACGACGCTCAACCCAAGGTGATCGTTGCCGCTTCCTGTGGGGTGGAAGTCGACAAGGTGCTGCCCTACAAGCCGATTATCGACGAGGCCTTGCAGTTGAGTGCCCATGCGCCGGATGCCACGGTCATCCTGCAGCGCGAAGCGTGTCTCGCCGACCTTGGGGCGAAGGACCACGACTGGCAACAGTTGATCGAGCAGGCGGAATGGGCCGAGTGTGTGCCGGTCAAGGCGACGGATCCTCTCTACGTGCTTTATACCTCGGGCACGACAGGAAAACCCAAGGGCATCGTACGCGATACCGGTGGCTATGCCGTCGCCTTGCACTATTCCATGGAGGCCATTTACGACATGGCGCCGGGGGAGGTGTTCTTTTCCGCATCGGATGTCGGGTGGGTCGTAGGCCACTCCTATATCGTCTACGCCCCCTTGCTGATGGGGTGCAGCACCGTGGTCTACGAGGGCAAGCCGATCAAGACCCCGGATTCCGGGGCCTTCTGGCGTTTGATTCAGGAGTATCGTGTAAAGAGCTTCTTCACTGCGCCGACTGCCTTTCGTGCAATCAAGAAAGAGGACCCCGAAGGTGCTCAGCTGGAGCGCTACGATATTTCCAGCCTGAAGGCGCTGTACCTCGCCGGGGAACGCTTGGACCCGCCGACCTTTCATTGGCTTGATGATCTGCTCGATGTGCCGGTTATCGACCACTGGTGGCAAACCGAAACCGGGTGGCCCATTGCCGCCAACATGCGCGGTATCGAGCCGATGCCGACCAAGGCCGGTTCCGCTACCGTTCCGGTCTCGGGCTTCAACGTGCAGATACTCGACCGGGATGGGGAGAGCACCGGCCCCATGGAGCAGGGCAGCGTGGTCATCAAGCAACCGCTGCCTCCGGGATGCCTGACGGGGGTTTGGGGTGATCCCCAGCGTTTCCATAGCGCTTACATGGCGGCGTTTCCCGGTTACTACCTGACCGGCGACGGTGGCTACTTCGACGATGACGGTTATCTCTTCATCATGGGTCGCACCGATGATGTGATCAATGTCGCCGGTCATCGGCTCTCGACCGGCGAGATGGAGGAAGTGGTCGGCTCTCATCCCGCAGTGGCGGAGTGTGCCGTCATCGGCATTCATGACGAACTGAAGGGGCAGGTTCCCATCGGCCTGGTCATTCCCAAAGATAGCTTCCAGGGTGATGAAGTGACGTTGGAAGAGGAATTGATCGCACGAGTGCGAGCGCAGATCGGCCCGATCGCCTGTTTCAAGCAGGTGCTGGTAGTATCGAGATTACCCAAGACCCGTTCAGGCAAGATCCTGCGCAAGTTGCTGCGTAGTATTGCCGATGGCAAGGAGTTCGGTGTGCCATCCACGATTGATGATCCCGCTAGCCTGCAAGACGTTCACGACATCATGCTGGAGCGCAACGTCGGAGCGGCCGATCAGGCCCGGCCGACATGA
- a CDS encoding metalloregulator ArsR/SmtB family transcription factor, whose amino-acid sequence MPPSSSAASRLLDQDGRAIANGTQLLKAMANEKRLQILCLLADKELSVTQINQQLTLSQSALSQHLAILRHDGLVNTRRDSQTIYYSLNSKSASAILEILARYYAG is encoded by the coding sequence ATGCCCCCTTCATCCAGCGCCGCCTCACGCCTTCTCGATCAGGACGGTCGAGCCATTGCCAACGGCACCCAGCTGCTCAAGGCGATGGCCAATGAAAAGCGCTTACAGATACTATGCTTGCTGGCTGACAAGGAACTTTCCGTTACCCAGATCAACCAGCAATTGACACTGAGCCAATCAGCGTTGTCCCAGCATCTGGCCATTCTCAGACATGACGGCCTGGTCAACACTCGCCGGGATTCTCAAACCATCTATTACTCGTTGAACAGCAAAAGTGCCAGCGCAATACTTGAGATACTCGCCAGGTACTATGCCGGCTAA
- the sohB gene encoding protease SohB: protein MSEWAIQMGTFTLQIIIVLVVIGVGIALVAKMRQDSDEQLNLHIEVLNDQRRYRRRRLAMATAAPNSRKKLLKKFRRDDKARLKGKEGGSKNLPEVRPEHVWVLDYHGDIKASGTDHLAQEISALLEVAEHDDEVVVRLESGGGLVHAYGLASAELDRLRNAGLKTVVCVDKVAASGGYMMACTASQVRAAPFAVIGSIGVVAQVPNVHRLLKRHDVDVELLTAGKYKRTLTMLGENTDEGREKFVEDLENTHRLFKDYVAQRRPSMDIDALATGEIWYGSEALQNGLVDAVDTSEAYLVERMKEAQVLLVRLDGPKPLSKKLGLAISGGVESAIVKLVGALDAARWQKH from the coding sequence ATGAGTGAATGGGCCATCCAGATGGGCACGTTTACGTTGCAGATCATCATCGTGCTGGTGGTGATTGGTGTCGGGATAGCGCTTGTAGCGAAAATGCGTCAGGACAGCGATGAACAGCTCAACCTGCACATCGAGGTCTTGAACGATCAGCGGCGCTATCGCCGCCGCCGTCTCGCCATGGCGACTGCCGCTCCCAATAGCCGCAAGAAGTTGCTCAAGAAGTTTCGTCGCGATGACAAGGCGCGTCTGAAAGGCAAGGAAGGCGGCTCGAAGAATCTACCGGAGGTCAGGCCGGAACATGTCTGGGTGCTGGATTACCATGGTGACATCAAGGCTTCTGGAACGGACCATCTGGCCCAGGAGATTTCGGCGTTGCTGGAGGTGGCGGAACACGACGACGAGGTAGTGGTCAGGCTGGAATCTGGCGGTGGCCTGGTGCATGCCTATGGTCTGGCATCAGCCGAGCTGGACCGTTTGCGTAATGCCGGCTTGAAGACGGTAGTCTGCGTGGACAAGGTGGCTGCCAGTGGCGGGTACATGATGGCCTGTACGGCCTCTCAAGTCAGAGCGGCGCCATTCGCCGTCATCGGATCGATCGGGGTGGTTGCCCAGGTTCCCAATGTCCATCGCCTGCTGAAGCGCCACGATGTCGATGTCGAGCTGCTTACCGCCGGTAAATACAAGCGCACCTTGACCATGCTGGGTGAGAACACGGACGAGGGACGAGAAAAGTTCGTGGAGGATCTGGAAAATACCCATCGTCTATTCAAGGACTATGTGGCGCAACGCCGCCCGTCCATGGATATCGATGCGCTTGCCACTGGGGAGATATGGTATGGCAGCGAAGCCTTGCAAAACGGTTTGGTGGATGCGGTAGATACCAGTGAAGCTTATCTGGTCGAACGCATGAAGGAGGCCCAGGTGCTGTTGGTCAGACTTGATGGTCCCAAACCACTGAGCAAAAAGCTGGGTCTGGCCATATCCGGGGGCGTGGAAAGTGCCATAGTCAAATTGGTGGGGGCGCTGGATGCGGCTCGGTGGCAAAAGCATTGA
- a CDS encoding SCP2 sterol-binding domain-containing protein, whose amino-acid sequence MSTNTLEKLQSRFDPEAAKGMDEVFQFHFSDAGSHYLVIKDGTLGVHEGEHDDPSVSLSMSTDTLKGIMSGDINGMTAFMTGKLKATGNVMLATKLSSLFPSK is encoded by the coding sequence ATGTCGACCAACACTCTGGAAAAACTGCAAAGTCGTTTCGATCCCGAAGCCGCCAAGGGCATGGATGAAGTGTTTCAATTCCATTTCAGCGATGCCGGCAGTCACTATCTGGTCATCAAGGATGGAACTCTGGGTGTCCATGAAGGGGAACACGACGACCCGTCTGTCAGCCTCAGCATGAGCACCGATACGCTGAAGGGTATCATGAGTGGCGACATCAACGGCATGACCGCATTCATGACCGGCAAGCTCAAGGCGACAGGCAATGTGATGCTGGCAACCAAGCTCTCGTCTCTATTTCCCAGCAAATAA
- the nudC gene encoding NAD(+) diphosphatase — protein MLRREIPVGESEGRIMLLAQGKIAPAPAQPDELLSLGEELIPLQPRQAWGDDVQPLCYWHDEPVGLRLTTAANESWIDGRNWLARLPESWYGLVSTALQVSAWLENHRFCGRCGAKASKLEAEFAMHCHACGHRNYPRISPCIITLVTCGEAMLLARSPRFPAGRYSTLAGFIEPGESAEEAVHREVFEEVGVTIDRVRYHRSQAWPFPHSLMLGYFAEATTRRIRIDGVEISDAAWFSPRHLPSLPPVFSISRELIETHLAHL, from the coding sequence ATGCTTAGACGCGAGATCCCTGTCGGCGAAAGCGAGGGGCGTATTATGTTGCTGGCCCAGGGCAAGATAGCCCCCGCGCCTGCCCAGCCAGACGAATTGCTCTCACTCGGTGAGGAGTTGATACCGTTGCAGCCCAGGCAAGCCTGGGGAGACGACGTCCAGCCATTATGTTATTGGCACGATGAGCCGGTGGGGCTGCGTCTGACAACGGCTGCAAACGAAAGCTGGATCGATGGACGCAACTGGCTGGCGCGGTTACCTGAATCCTGGTACGGGCTGGTCTCTACCGCCTTGCAGGTGAGTGCCTGGTTGGAAAATCATCGCTTCTGCGGCCGCTGCGGAGCGAAAGCCTCCAAGCTGGAAGCGGAATTCGCCATGCATTGCCATGCCTGCGGACATCGCAACTATCCGCGTATCTCCCCCTGCATCATTACGTTGGTGACGTGTGGAGAAGCGATGTTGCTGGCTCGCAGCCCGCGTTTTCCCGCCGGGCGGTATTCGACCCTCGCCGGTTTTATCGAGCCGGGTGAGTCGGCGGAGGAGGCCGTGCATCGAGAGGTCTTCGAGGAAGTGGGGGTGACCATCGACCGTGTTCGCTATCACCGTAGCCAGGCTTGGCCGTTTCCCCATTCGCTGATGCTGGGCTACTTCGCTGAAGCCACCACGCGGCGTATCCGTATCGATGGCGTTGAGATCAGCGATGCCGCCTGGTTCTCCCCCCGTCATCTCCCCAGCTTGCCGCCGGTCTTTTCCATCTCCCGCGAGCTGATAGAAACCCATCTGGCCCACTTGTAA
- the dnaQ gene encoding DNA polymerase III subunit epsilon: protein MRQIILDTETTGIDPRDGHRLVEIGAVEMINRRLTGRTYHQYINPQRHIDAEVVAVHGITNEKVANEPVFADVAEAFWEFIQGAELIIHNAPFDVGFIDHELAQLNSQGTMPLGPVADYCGVLDTLVMARQKHPGQRNSLDALCKRYAIDNGHRVLHGALLDAEILAEVYLAMTGGQTALTLEANSESQSSSQQVVDEGMAINRLQLEPGRLRVIRPSADEQAAHQAKCAAASIAWPYTAGEHA, encoded by the coding sequence ATGCGTCAGATCATCCTTGATACCGAAACCACGGGTATCGACCCCAGAGACGGGCATCGACTGGTGGAAATCGGTGCGGTGGAAATGATCAACCGTCGTCTTACCGGCCGAACCTATCATCAATACATCAATCCTCAGCGGCATATCGATGCCGAAGTCGTGGCGGTACACGGCATTACCAACGAGAAGGTGGCCAACGAGCCGGTCTTTGCGGATGTAGCGGAAGCCTTCTGGGAATTCATCCAGGGAGCGGAACTGATCATCCACAATGCGCCGTTCGACGTAGGGTTCATCGACCATGAACTGGCGCAGCTAAACTCTCAGGGTACCATGCCATTGGGGCCGGTCGCAGACTACTGCGGAGTACTCGATACCCTGGTCATGGCGCGCCAGAAGCACCCAGGGCAGCGCAATAGCCTGGATGCATTGTGCAAGCGTTACGCGATCGATAACGGCCACCGCGTTCTCCACGGGGCGTTGCTGGATGCGGAGATACTGGCGGAAGTCTACCTGGCGATGACCGGCGGGCAGACGGCGCTCACACTGGAGGCCAATAGCGAAAGCCAGTCCAGCTCTCAGCAGGTTGTCGACGAGGGGATGGCGATCAATCGCCTGCAACTCGAGCCGGGGCGGTTACGGGTGATTCGTCCCAGTGCGGATGAACAAGCCGCTCATCAGGCCAAATGTGCCGCCGCGAGTATCGCCTGGCCGTACACGGCGGGTGAACATGCTTAG
- the rnhA gene encoding ribonuclease HI codes for MSHASNDDKPEVTIYTDGACRGNPGPGGWGAILYSGSHEKTLKGYETLTTNNRMELMAAIMALRELKKPCRVTLWTDSQYVRQGITQWIHNWLKRNWKTAGRQPVKNAELWKTLHEETQRHEVEWHWVRGHSGHVENERADALANAAIDEHNQGVRHASDHP; via the coding sequence GTGAGTCACGCCTCAAATGACGACAAGCCCGAGGTCACCATCTATACCGATGGTGCCTGTCGTGGCAACCCCGGCCCGGGGGGGTGGGGGGCAATTCTGTATAGTGGCTCGCATGAAAAGACGCTGAAAGGTTATGAAACGCTCACCACCAATAACCGCATGGAGCTGATGGCGGCTATCATGGCGCTGCGTGAATTGAAAAAGCCTTGCCGCGTCACGCTATGGACCGATTCCCAATATGTGCGCCAGGGTATTACCCAGTGGATACACAATTGGCTCAAGCGGAACTGGAAAACCGCTGGGCGCCAGCCGGTGAAGAATGCCGAGTTGTGGAAAACGCTGCATGAGGAAACACAACGCCACGAAGTGGAGTGGCATTGGGTAAGGGGCCACAGCGGCCATGTCGAGAACGAGCGAGCCGATGCCCTAGCCAACGCCGCCATTGACGAACACAACCAGGGAGTCCGCCATGCGTCAGATCATCCTTGA
- a CDS encoding methyltransferase domain-containing protein, with amino-acid sequence MSNSTKAMELARCLEESRDYWQTRAGQSQWEAQRACLGPVCERLFGAHSLEMGMAAPLTTMCPIRHVLRWAPVREMAQDERTLICEPQALPLPDGCLALTVIHHLLESLPHAHHALQEAARVTSDDGALIIFGFMPYGLAGLDRQWPGRRQRYPWSGTWRTPSQLGDWLAFVDFEIDRVDYCGFQLPGRHTPSNVWETLGRRYNLPISASYMIRARRKQQRAHVNRLRFGLSSTLGKASLGATRSGSSRRPHE; translated from the coding sequence ATGTCAAATTCGACAAAGGCGATGGAACTGGCTCGGTGTCTGGAGGAAAGCCGGGACTATTGGCAAACTCGAGCGGGTCAGTCCCAATGGGAGGCCCAGCGGGCATGCCTTGGCCCGGTGTGTGAGCGCCTATTCGGCGCTCACAGCCTGGAAATGGGAATGGCGGCCCCGCTGACCACAATGTGTCCGATTCGCCATGTGCTGCGCTGGGCGCCCGTCAGGGAGATGGCCCAGGATGAGCGGACGTTGATATGTGAACCGCAAGCGCTGCCGTTACCGGATGGCTGCCTGGCCTTGACCGTCATACACCATCTGCTCGAAAGCTTGCCCCACGCTCACCACGCCTTGCAGGAGGCCGCTCGAGTCACCTCCGATGACGGTGCGCTGATTATTTTCGGCTTCATGCCGTACGGCTTGGCAGGGCTGGACAGACAATGGCCCGGTAGACGCCAGCGCTACCCATGGAGCGGAACCTGGCGTACACCGTCCCAGTTGGGAGATTGGCTGGCATTTGTCGATTTTGAAATAGACCGAGTAGACTATTGCGGTTTCCAGCTGCCAGGGCGCCACACGCCCTCCAACGTATGGGAAACATTGGGGAGACGCTATAACCTCCCCATTTCCGCTAGTTACATGATTCGAGCCCGGCGCAAGCAGCAGCGAGCCCATGTCAATCGTCTCAGATTCGGTCTTTCCTCCACGCTGGGCAAGGCCTCGCTGGGGGCGACTCGCTCGGGCTCCAGTCGCCGGCCCCATGAATGA
- the gloB gene encoding hydroxyacylglutathione hydrolase: MLSVTPIPALSDNYIWLLRQDSSQDVCVVDPGEAAPVLALLEREELVLNTIMITHHHADHTGGLKELIKRYQPRVIGPDNPAINGIDEVVGDGDEVRVMGRLFEVIATPGHTLDHVSYFTAGIPPLLLCGDTLFAAGCGRIFEGTPEQMYRSLSRLARLPEDTLVFAGHEYTQANLKFATAADGDNAEVANALEECRKARALDRPTLPSTIGRELKINPFLRTGDDRMRAAAAMQGSADDDLATFTTLREWKDNF, encoded by the coding sequence ATGCTGAGCGTGACACCGATCCCTGCACTTAGCGACAACTATATCTGGCTCCTGAGACAGGATTCGAGTCAAGACGTTTGTGTGGTGGACCCCGGTGAAGCCGCTCCCGTTCTCGCCTTGCTGGAACGCGAAGAGCTGGTGCTGAATACCATCATGATCACTCATCACCATGCCGATCACACTGGTGGCCTGAAAGAGCTGATCAAGCGCTACCAGCCCCGGGTCATTGGCCCCGACAACCCGGCAATCAACGGGATCGACGAGGTAGTGGGAGACGGCGATGAAGTCCGCGTCATGGGCCGCTTGTTCGAGGTAATCGCGACGCCGGGGCATACGTTGGATCACGTCAGCTACTTCACCGCTGGCATTCCGCCGTTGCTGCTCTGTGGCGATACCCTGTTCGCGGCGGGATGCGGGCGTATTTTCGAAGGTACTCCCGAGCAGATGTATCGCTCGCTGAGCCGGCTTGCACGTTTGCCCGAGGATACACTGGTCTTTGCCGGGCACGAATACACGCAAGCCAACCTCAAGTTTGCCACTGCCGCCGATGGCGATAATGCCGAAGTCGCCAATGCACTGGAAGAGTGCCGAAAAGCCCGGGCACTGGATCGTCCCACCTTACCCAGCACGATAGGACGCGAGCTGAAAATCAATCCATTTCTGCGCACCGGTGATGATCGTATGCGCGCCGCAGCGGCCATGCAAGGTAGTGCCGACGATGATCTGGCCACTTTCACCACGCTGCGTGAATGGAAAGATAATTTCTGA
- a CDS encoding transglycosylase SLT domain-containing protein encodes MTYRTLRQRLLITAAGAFLLGSVLVSASTTQASAIQRPGISSISATSFWSALELQQQDAWSALRETFQWQDEHRSLATRDQARVQKWIDHYLSNPENIVEIAERARPWLVWITQQIEARGLPGELALLPFIESSFDPAARSHRGAAGLWQFMPRTGDALGLVRNGNYDGRLDVVNSTRAALEYIELQAEQWYEGDIPLSLAAYNAGAGTVNRARRNAENQGLSATYWSLQLPNETMQYLPKLYAISAIINDPDRYQVELPDIHAEPAFAKVQLKQAVSLTDASRILNVHKRDLAKLNPGLLNGVVEPRTARTLLVPDDVDTSRLASLTQVAEVDTTRNMGDTTHVVQRGDSLSAIAARYNVSQRDLARWNALEQPGALQPGQLLTLSER; translated from the coding sequence ATGACCTATCGAACTCTACGCCAACGCCTACTGATCACAGCTGCGGGAGCCTTCCTTCTTGGCTCCGTGCTGGTATCGGCGAGCACGACGCAAGCCTCTGCCATTCAACGGCCCGGTATCTCGAGCATTTCTGCCACCTCCTTCTGGAGTGCACTGGAGCTGCAACAGCAGGATGCCTGGTCCGCCTTGCGCGAGACCTTCCAATGGCAGGACGAGCACCGCTCCCTGGCGACGAGAGACCAAGCCCGAGTGCAGAAGTGGATCGATCACTACCTCTCGAACCCGGAAAACATCGTTGAGATCGCCGAACGCGCAAGGCCTTGGCTCGTCTGGATCACCCAACAGATCGAAGCCCGAGGTTTGCCGGGCGAGCTGGCATTGCTCCCTTTTATAGAGAGTTCATTCGACCCTGCTGCTCGCAGTCACCGCGGAGCGGCCGGCCTGTGGCAATTCATGCCGCGTACCGGCGATGCCCTGGGCCTGGTACGTAACGGCAACTATGACGGTCGCCTGGACGTGGTCAATTCCACCCGTGCCGCGCTGGAATATATCGAGCTCCAGGCGGAACAGTGGTACGAGGGCGACATCCCTCTCTCGCTAGCTGCTTACAACGCCGGGGCCGGCACGGTCAACCGAGCGCGCCGAAACGCGGAAAACCAAGGGCTGTCGGCAACGTACTGGAGTCTTCAGTTGCCCAATGAAACCATGCAGTACCTGCCCAAGCTGTACGCCATATCCGCGATAATCAACGACCCTGATCGCTATCAGGTCGAGCTACCGGATATTCATGCCGAGCCAGCATTCGCCAAGGTGCAACTAAAGCAGGCGGTAAGCCTGACGGACGCGTCACGCATATTGAACGTTCACAAACGGGATCTCGCCAAACTCAATCCAGGACTGCTCAATGGGGTAGTCGAGCCACGTACGGCACGCACACTTCTGGTTCCAGATGATGTCGATACCTCGCGTCTGGCCAGTCTGACCCAGGTGGCCGAGGTAGATACGACCCGGAACATGGGCGATACGACCCATGTCGTCCAACGGGGTGACAGCCTGTCCGCGATCGCGGCCCGCTACAATGTCAGCCAGCGGGATCTGGCGCGCTGGAATGCGCTGGAGCAACCCGGGGCTTTACAACCGGGGCAACTCCTGACACTTTCTGAGCGCTAG